A segment of the Gemmatimonadales bacterium genome:
CAAGGCTCACCAACCGCCTGTCGACGCCCACCAATCATGCGATCGGTGCCATACCGAACGCACGGTCAAACGCCTCGAGCCGACGCGGTCTTTCTGCCTCGCCTGCCACGGGAGCGAAACCGATCATCACGCCGAGAAGGAGTGCACCGTCTGCCATCTGCAGGCCTCACCGGAGACGTTTCGGCCCCGGCTGACCAGCGCTGGCGGTCGGCCGTGAGCACGCCGCGGGCGGACATTCTTCTGCTCGGAATTGTGGGTCTTTCGCTGGCTGGGTCTGCGGCGGAGGCGCAGGGCTATCGCTTGCGCCTCGACTCGAGAGCGCAGCGGGTGAGCTATCGCGGAGTCGCCGAGGACAGCATTCCCAGGGCAGCGGTGGTCACCGGCCCGACGGGAGGGCTGGAGACGCCGGATGGATTCGCCGTCCGGTGTCCTGAAGGCGGGGCCTCCTGCTACTTCTTCCGCCCGGGGCGCGAGGTGCGCGGGGCGCCCATGATCTCGTCGGCCGACCTGGTGCTCTGGGGGCTCGGAGTACGGGGCCTGAGCGTCCGGATGAACGGACGCTTCGGCGTGGATCTGGGTGACAGCGAGGTGTGGCCCGGCACGGAGCCGGCCGTGCAGCTCATCGAGGCCTACGCCGAGTACGCTCACCCGTCGTTCACAGTGCGAGGTGGCCGCCAGCTGCTGACCAACCGACTCGGCGTCGTCGGCTTCGACGGGGGGCACCTGGCCGTCCGATCGGACCGGCGCGGGCTCGAGGCGGACGTCTACGTGGGCCTCGGCCTCGCCCGCGCCACGGCCCTTCCTGTCACCAGCCCGGTGCTCAACCCGCTGGACGATTTCCAGCCGCGCCGCCGTCAGCTCCTGACCGGCATCGCGCTGATGCACAGCGGGCGTCTCGCCGACGTGCGGGCCGACTATCAGCGCGAGATCGATCGCGAGGACCGGAATTTCGTTTCCGAGCGAGCCGCGCTCGCGCTCGACCTCCGTCCGGGGCAGCGGTGGAGCATCACCGCGGGCGCGGACTACGACCTGGCCAACACCTGGTTCGGGAACGCGGAGGCGGTGGTGCGGTACACGACCCCGTGGGTCACGGTGGCGGGCGGCGCGCGCCAGTACCGTCCGTACTTCGATCTGTGGACCATCTGGGGCGCGTTTAGCCCGGTGCCCTACCACGCAGTGAATGCGGCGACCTGGGTCCGGCCGGCTCGGGGGCTCGAGCTCCGCGCCCGCTGGGAAGGCTACGAGTACTCAAAGACGGAAACCGAGACCCCGCTGGTGGACGTGGGTCACGACGGGTGGCGCTTCGGAACGGGCGTCACCTACAGCCCGAGTCCCGCGTGGACGGTGGATGCGGGGTACCGCGAGGAGAGCGGACCGGGCGCGGCGTCGCACGGGTTCGAGGGGAGCGTCACCTTCATTTCTGGTGCGGCTCTGTCGCTGACCGGCTACGCGTCCACGCTCGATCGGCCGCTCGAGTTCCGGTTCGATGACGCGTCCGCCGACGCGTTCGGCTTCGATGCCGAGTGGCGCCCCACGGGCCGGCTGCGGATCGGGATGGGGCTCGCGCGGTACACCGAGGACCGAGCCCGCCCTGACGCGGCCGCGTTCGATTGGGACCAGACCCGCCTCAACGCGCGTGTGACCCTGCTGCTCCGGAGCGACGCCGATGCCGTCCATGTGCCGCCCGCGCTGCGGGGGCGTTCCCGGGCGGGATCGCGGTGAGGCTCGGGTCGTTCGGTATTCTGGTGCTCTGCGCGGTCACCCTAGCCGGCGGTGCCGCCGCGTACATGCTCCGGGACCCGTTCGATCACTGGCAGCACCGGAAGCTATTTCCGAGCTGCACCGGCTGCCACGCCGGCGCGGAGGCTGCCGGTCGCTCGCTGTGGCCCCAGCCCCCCGACTGCGCGACGTGCCACGACGACGCCATCGAGAAGCGGGTGGACTGGAGCCCGCCGGCGGAGTCGCGGCCGAGCAATCTGCGGTTCACGCACCAGCGGCACGCCGAGAAGGTCGCCCGCGCGTGGGGTGCCGACTCCACGCTCCGGTGCGCCGCCTGCCACAATCTGCGCGGCACCGATCCGATGCAGGTCCGGCCGGCGGTCGTCCAGAGCTGCCTCGAGTGCCATGGAATCAGGACCGCCCACCTGAGCGCGCCGGATACGGCGTGCGCCACCTGCCACGTGTCGCTGGTCCAAGCGGTGCGGCTCACCCGTGAGCGGGTCAGGGACTTCCCGACGCCGGACAATCATCGCGGGGCAGACTTCGCATCCATGGGGCATGGGAAGCTCGCCCGGACTGGCGGAGCGCCGGTGGCGGCCTCATGCGCCACCTGCCACGCGCGAGACTTCTGCGCCGAGTGCCACGTGAATGCACCGGAGGTCCCGGCCATCCAGGCGCTGGCTCCGGACCAAAGGTCGCTGGTGGTGGGGGCAAGGCCCGAGGCCCCGGCGAGTCATGCCGATCCGAGCTTCCTTCGGCGACACGGCGGCCGAGCCGGGAAGGACGCAGCGCGCTGCGCCGTGTGCCACACGCAGGAGAGCTGCACCACGTGCCACATCGGTTCCCCTGCCAGCGCCCTGGCGATTCCCAGATCGGGCCCGGGCCGGGGCCGCGGCGTGGCCGTGCTCCGCCAGCGCCCCGTGTCCCACGGTCTCGACTTCTCCCGACTCCATGCGCAACCGGCCGAGGCCCGTCCTCAGAGCTGCAGCGGCTGCCACGCGCGCACCGAATGCCTGTCCTGCCACCGGCCCGACGCTGGCGAGGCGCCGCCGGGATACCATCCCAGCGGATTCCTCTCCAGCCACCCCGCCGCCGCGTTCAGCCGGGAGAGCTCCTGCAGCGAGTGCCACGAGCAGGGCCAGTTCTGCGCCAACTGCCACCTCAAGGCCGGCCTCGTCTCGCCCGGGCGGCTGCGCGGCACCAGGTATCACGATGCCAAGCAGGCGTTTCTCTTGAACCATGGACAGGCCGCGCGCCAGAGCCTGGAGAGCTGCGTCACCTGCCACTCCGAACGTGACTGCCTCGCGTGCCACTCTGCCGCGAATGGCCGCCGCTTCAATCCCCACGGGCCTGGGTTCGACGCGAGCACACTTCGCCGCAAGAACCCGTCGATGTGCACCGCCTGCCACGGCGCCGCGATTCCGGAATAGCTCGCGCTCTCCTCAAGATTCTGCAGGCAGCTTCACCTCGGCTTTACGCTGGGATCCGCCACGTCACCGGGGCCCGGCTGGACCTGGCCGAGTTGCTGGCGCGCGTGGGTGAATGCCGCAGCACCACTTCCGGGTCGGCTATTCCGCCAAGCCAAGCGTGCCGCCGCAGCGCACGCCGCGGCGGCCGCCCAAGGCACTGACCCATGCTCAGTGAGCCGTCACGAACCGGATCGCCTGGCGAGTGAGCTGACGAACCGGGTGCCCACTCAAGCGTGCGGGCTCGAAGATCGCGGCGGTCACGGCCGTTCGCGCGGCGGCCGAGAAAGCTTCGTGGGTGCTCTCCAGGATCCGGATGGAGGACGGCTGGACTCTCCCGACCGTGTCGATCACGAACTCGAATGCGACCCGACCCTCGAGACGCGCCGTCTCAAGGACTTGGGGATATCGAGGCGTAGGCTGGGAGACCAGAACGGCCTGATCAAACCGTGCGTCGCTCGTCGTAGCCTCATAGATCGCGTCGAAGTCCTCCGGTACGTCCACCTTCCCCGTGCCGCCCACTACCCCGTTGGCGAGCCCACCCTCGACGCCTCGACCG
Coding sequences within it:
- a CDS encoding TonB family protein; protein product: MFDVLIASGAHLELRPRLVTTSVVTHAIIITLAVVATQAAVDAPPVVPESAILLYVPKAPEPPPPETKPGATPPKLVIAEPPPKGFQTVATLEDIPTVIPPVDLTQRPLDPRDFTGRGVEGGLANGVVGGTGKVDVPEDFDAIYEATTSDARFDQAVLVSQPTPRYPQVLETARLEGRVAFEFVIDTVGRVQPSSIRILESTHEAFSAAARTAVTAAIFEPARLSGHPVRQLTRQAIRFVTAH